The genomic DNA GTCGCAATTGCCCGAGGCCAGCCATCCGTCGCCCGAGAGCCGCTTGCTGATCCTGCAGGCGCTCTGCCGCATCGAGGCCATGCTGCGCGGGCTGCCCGCCCGCACGCGGGAAATCTTCCTGCTCGCCCAGCTCGACGGCCTGACGTATGCCGTGATCGCCAGGCGGATGGGCGTGTCGCTGATCACGGTGAAACGGCACATGCGCGATGCCTTCCTTGCCTGCCTGGCGTTGGACTGATGCCGGCCGCTGAAACCCTGCCGCTGGGCGCGGCCACGCCGCACGCCATCGACCCTGCCATCCTTGGCGAGGCTGCTGACTGGCTGGTGCGGCTGCAATCCGGCGAGGCCAGCCAGGCCGACCGGGACGGGCTGGCCCGCTGGCGTGCTCTGGATCCTGCCCATGAGGCGGCCTGGCTGCGGGCCGAGGGCTTGCTGCGCACTTTCGGCCAGGTGCCCGCGCCGCTTGGGCGCGGCACCCTCGCCCGCCTGCGACGCCCCGGCCGGCGCGCGGCGATGGGCCTGGGGCTGATCTCGCTGCTGGCGCCCCTGGCGTGGCTGGGCGCACGGCGCGCGCCTTGGCAGACCTGGACCGCCGACCTTTCGACCGAAACAGGGCAACGCATGACGGTGACCCTGGCCGATGGCACGCTGTTGCACATGAACACCCGTAGCGCCGTCGATATCGCATTCGACGCGTCGGCGCGCGTGCTGACCCTGCGCAGCGGCGAAATCCTGCTGACCAGCCCGCAGGATGCCGACAGCCGCGCCCTGCCCCCCTTCGAAGTGCGCACGGCCCAGGGCAGCCTGCGCCCGCTGGGCACGCACTACGCCGTCAGGCAGATGGCCGGGGCAACGCGGGTGTCCGTGTTCTCGGGTGCGGTGGCCCTGCGTCCAGCCCAAGGCCATCCGAGGGTGTTGAGGGCTGGCGAACAGGCGAGCTTCACGGCGCGGGACATTTCGCCCGTCGGCGAGGCCGACCCCAACGCGCAGCTTTGGGGCCAGGGCATGCTGATGGCGCAGGACTTGCGGCTGGGCACGTTGCTGGACGAACTGGGCCGCTACCACCGGGGCGTGCTGCGCCGTGACCCGGCCGTGGAAGATCTGGCCGTCACCGGCGCCTTTCCCTTGGACGATATTCCGCGCAGCCTTTCGCTGCTGTCCCAGACCCTGCCGGTGCGCCTTGGGGGATATCCGCCGTACTGGATCACCGTCGAGCGCGCGCCGGACCGGCGCCCGAATGGCGCGCGCTGATACCTTTCTGGCACTTGTCCGGTGTGCATGAGGAAGGCGGCATCAATGCCGCCACCCTCTCACTCTCAAGGCAAAGGTAGACCATGACGGCACGCCGGCATCTCCAGGCGCGGGGCGCACGCCACGCAGCGCACTTGTCCGCGACGGACACGACTCGCCAGACCACTCCCCCGCGCCGGGCCCCGGTACTGGCCCTGGCCGGCGCGCTGCTTGGCGTGGGGCTGGGCGCGCTCACCCTTCCCGCTCCCCTGCTGGCGGCCACCGTGCAGGAAGGCGACGAGCGGCGCACTTATGCCATTGCGGGCGGCAGGCTGGGCGATGTGCTGGCACGTTTCGCCGCCACCGCCGGCGTGCCGCTCTCGTTCGACCCGCAACTGCTGGCGGGGCGCGGCAGCGACGGGCTGCAGGGTTCATACACCATCAAGGAAGGGTTTGACCGACTGCTCGCGGGCAGCGGCTATGTCTTGCGCGACATGGGCGCGGCGGGCTATTCCCTGCAGGCACTGCCGGCGCCAGTCGGCCAATTGGGGCCGCCCCACTTGCTGGCGCCGGTGACGGTCACCGCCACGCTGTATGGCTCGCGCGAAACCACCGCGCTGAACAACTCCTCGGCCTCGGTCGGCATCGTCAAGGCCGAAGACATCGCGCTTGGCCAGATCACCACGGTCCAGGACAGCTTCCGCCGGCTGGCGAACGTGATGGACGCCGCCTTCCTGAATTCCGGCTTCGTCATCCGAGGCATGAGCACGGAAGGCTTCGTGCCGTCCGGCGCGCCCATGGGCTCGGTCTATGTCGACGGCGTGCTGCAAACGCGCTACAGCGCCCGCTTTGGCGCACGCAATCTGTGGGATGCGGAGCAGGTCGAGGTCTATCGCGGCCCGCAATCCACCCTGAGCGGCCGCGCCGCGACGGCGGGCGCGGTGTACATCAAGACCAAGGATCCCACCTTCAAGCGGGAAGCCGAGCTGTCCGGCACGGGCGGCAACCATGACCTTTGGGGCACGGCCTTCATGCTCAACACGCCGCTCTCGGAAGACCAGCTGGCGCTGCGCATCAGCGGTTCCGTCGAGCGGGCGAAGACGCCCGTCAGCTATCCGACCTATCGGCAATACGCCAACTACGACCGATTCAAGACCGAGATCAGCAACAACCTGCGCGCCAAGCTGCTGTTGCTGCCCGCCTCGGCGCCCAGCACCAGGGCGGTGCTGAGCTACGCCTATTCGGACGACCGGCCCAACGAGCGCCTGGTCGGCGAAGGGGCGGACTTCGGCTTCGGTGACGCGCGTGGAGACTGGTACGCCTTCCCGACCTACGCGGAGTTCAGGCAGACCACCGTGCACAACCTGGGCCTGGAACTGACCCATGACTTCAACGACTCGCTGCGCCTGACCTCGCAGACGGGCAACCACCTGGGCAAGACGCGGCGCCGCTCCGTCGACGCGGGCACGGCTGGCCTGGTCGACGGCCTTTCCGGCGAAGTCGAGGACAGGCTGCTCACGCAGGAGTTGCGACTGAACTACGAAGGCGAGCGCTGGAGCTGGGTGGCGGGCGTGTTCGGCAGCTACCAGGACTATGACTCCACCTTCGGCGCGGCGCTGGTGCCGCACCTCCAACTGGCCGAAAGCTTCCGCCGGCGAACCACCAACCTGGCGGCGTTCGGCGAAGCCACCTACGAATTCCTGCCCACCTGGCGCGCGACACTGGGCGGCCGCCTGGACTACCTGCGCGAACGCACCGCGCAGCGCAACGCCGAAACCTACCCTTATGGCGGCGTGCCCTTCACTTACGAAAACAGCGCCGACTTCGACGAGTACAACTTCGTGCCGAAAGTGGGACTGTCGAAATCGATCACGCCGGACCACACGGTGGGCGCCACCTATACGCAGGGGTTCCGCACGGGCGGCTTCTATGTGAACTACAACACGGGCCAAGCCCAATACTACGACCCGGAAACCGCGCAGAACTACGAGTTGTACTACAAAGGCAGCTATCTGGACGGACGCCTGTCCTTGAACGCCAACCTGTTCCTGACGCGCTACAAGGACCAGCAGATCGAGATCCGCCCCGATCCCGCGGACCAGTCCTATCGCGAGACCGCCAACGCGGCCTCGTCACGGACCTGGGGCCTGGAAATCGAGCCCACCTACCAGGCCAATGAGCGGCTGTCCCTGTTCGCGTCGCTGGGGTACCTGAACACCAGGTTCCAGCGTTTCAACCACGCCAGCTACGGCGACCTGTCGGGCCGCGCCTTTCCCGAAGCCCCCGAGTGGAGCGTGGGCCTGGGCGGGCGGTATCAGTGGCCCGGCGGTTTCTACCTGGCCGCCGACGCCAAGTACACCTCGGGCTACGAGGGCCGCTTCGGCATTCCGCCACAGGACACGATCGGCTCGCGCGTCATCGTCAACGCGCAGCTTGGATACCGCCAGGATCGCTGGCAGGTGAGCGTGTTCGCCAGGAACCTGTTCGACAAGCGCTACGTCACCTTCATCGACCGCGAAGCGCAGCCGGCCTATGCCCAGCTGGGCGCCGAGCGCAGCGTTGGCGTGAATCTGAAACTCAGGTTCTGATGCAGAACGGCCCCAGGCACGCAGATGCCCGGGGCCGTTGCCGCGCCACAGCCTGGATGACTCAGGCCACGTGCTGCAGGAAGTCCTTCAGCCGCTGGCTGGGCGGATTCGCCAGCAGTTCGGTGGGCGGCCCATCATGCGCCACCTTGCCACCGTCGAAGAACACCAGCCGGCTGCCCACCTTGCGGGCGAACTCCATCTCGTGCGTGACCACGATCATGGTCATGCCTTCGTCGGCCAGGGTCTTCATGACCTGCAGCACTTCGTGCCGCAGTTCGGGATCCAGCGCCGAGGTGGGTTCATCGAACAGCATCAGCTTGGGCTTGATGGCCAGCGCGCGGGCGATCGCCACGCGCTGCTGCTGACCGCCGGAAAGCTCGCTGGGATAGTGGTCCATGCGTTCGGCCAGTCCGACCTTGGCCAGCAGCGCCTGCGCCTGCTGGCGCGCTTCGGCGCGCGGCATGCCGCGCGTGTGGACCGGCCCGAACATCACGTTCTCCAGCGCCGTCATCTGCGGGAACAGATTGAACTGCTGGAAGACCATGCCCGCCTCGCGGCGGATTTCCCGGACCTGCTCGGGGGTGCCTGTCACGCTGATGCCGTCCACGCGCAGCTCGCCGCCCTGGATGGTTTCCAGCACGTTGATGCAGCGCAGGAAGGTGGACTTGCCCGACCCGGACGGGCCGACCACGACGACCACCTCGCCCGCATCGATGTCGAGGGTGACACCGTTCAGGACGACGTTATCGCCGAACCGCTTCGTGACGTCGCGAAATTCGACCATGCTCATAGTATGCGCATCCTCCGTTCGATCAGGCGCAGAACCAGCGCGATGGTGCCTGTGAGTATCAGGTAGATGATGGCCACGGCCGACCAGATTTCCACGGCGCGGAAGTTGCTGGCCATGATTTCCTGGCCCTGGCGCGTCAGTTCGGCCACGCCGATGACGATGAAGAGCGAGGAGTCCTTCAGGCTGATGATGCACTGGTTGCCCAGCGGCGGGATCATGCGGCGGAAGGCCACCGGCCCGATGATGTGCAGCAGGATCTTGTGGAACGGCAGGCCCATGGCCTGGCCGGCTTCCTTCAGGCCCTTGTGCACCGACAGCAGCGCGCCGCGCACGATCTCGGCGATGTAGGCGCCCGAGTTGATGATGAGCGTGACGATGGCCGCCCACTCCGCATCGACGCGGATATTTGCCAGCAGGGGCAAGGCGAAGTAGATGAACATCACCTGCACGACGATGGGCGTGCCGCGGATGATGGAGACGTAGACCTGCGCGATGCCTGACAGGACGATGTTCCCGTAGGCCCGGGCGACGCCCGCGAGCGCGCCGAGGATGAAGCCGCCGAAAAGACCCCAGAGGGTGATCTTGACGGTCATTTTGGTGCCCTGGATGAGGCTGGGCATGGCTTCGGAGATGACTGTCCAGTCGAATTCCAAATGCGTCTCCTGGTTGGACTGGGCGGACGCGGCGCAGGGCCGCCCGCCCGGAAAGCATGGCGTTATCCGGCTGTCCGGCGCCGCGGCGCCAGGTCCGGGCCATTGCCCGCCGATGGCCGGCGGGCAATGGCATTCATGCCGTCTGCAAGGCAGTCAACAGGCCTTGCTTACCCGGCTTTCACTTGGCCTGCTTGCCGAACCACTTGGCGTAGATCTCGTCGTACTTGCCGTTGCCCTTCAACGTGGCGAGCGCCTTGTTGACCTTCGGCACCAGGTCGCTGCCCTTGGGGAAGGCGATGCCGTAGAAGTCGCCGCTCTTGACCGCGCTGGTGACCTTCACGCGGCCCTTGCCGGCGCTGTTGGCGTAGTACTGCACGTTGGGGGTGTCGTGCACGGCGGCATCGACGCGGCCCGTGGCCAGTTCAAGATAGGCGTTGTCGATGTTGGGGAAGAGCTTGAGCTTGGCATCGGGCACTTCCTTGCGCAGGAAGTCCACCGTGGCCGTGCCGGTCTTCACCGCGACGGTCTTGCCCGACAGCGACTTGGCATCGTTGATGTCGGTGTTCTTGTCGCTGACCAGGATGGACAGGCCGCTTTCGTAATAGGGGTCGGAGAAGTCGATGACCTTCTTGCGGTCGTCGCGGATCGTGATGCCCGCCAGCGCGGCGTCGATGTTGCGGGTCTGCAGGCCCGGGATGATGCCGTTGAAGTCCATGGGCTGGAAGCGGAACTTCACGTCCATTTCCTGTGCGATGGCAGTCCAGAGGTCGATGTCGAAGCCGACGTACTTGTCGCCCTGCTTGAACTCGAAGGGCACGAATGCCGTATCGGTGGCGACCACGAGTTCCTTGTTCTGCGCCGCGGCGGGGGCCAGGGCGGTCACGCCGAGGGCCATGCCGGCCATGAGGGCGGCAAGCTTGCGATGGATCATCATGAAGGGCTCCTTGCAGTGTTGGCGGGCCTGTGGGGCTTGTGGCCCTTGTTTTCGTCCGGCATCGCTCGGGTGTGCCGGGCTCGATGCCGATCTTACCCCAGGCGGCTCGCCCAGGAAGTAGCGCCTTGTTAGCGATTCCGAGGGAAATCCCGGGCCGGGATGTCGGACCACTGGTTCTCGTCGAACAGCGGCAAGGTGTGCGGGTCTCCCGCCTGCCTTGCCGTTGCCGTGGGCGCCGAGGCCGCCGGATCATCCGCCCGCAGCAAGGCCCCTGCCCTGACGCCCAGCAGACGCAAGCGCCGCGACAGGGGCACGCGCTTCAGGCACTGGCCCGCCGCCTGGCGGATCCTCGCGGCATCGGCCGTGGGCAAGGACAAGGTCAGGTCGCGCGTGACGATCTTGAAGTCGTCGTAGCGCAGCTTGATGCCGATGGTGCGGCTCACATAGCCCTTGCGCGCGAGGTCTGCCGCCAGCTGCGTGCACAGCCGGGTGAAGATGGCGCCCAGCTCGGCCTTGTCCCGCACGGCATGCAGGTCGCGCTCGAAGGTGGTTTCCCGGCTGATGGACTTCGGTTCGCTGAAAGTGACGACGGGCCGGTCATCCTGGCCATGCGCCACCCGGTGCAGCCAGCCGCCGGTGTTCTCGCCAAAGGTTTCGCGCAGCCAGTCGGCCTGGGCCGCCGCGATATCCCCCACCGTGTTCAGGCCCAGCGCCTCCAGCTTCTGCGCCAGCTTGGGGCCGATGCCGTTGACCTTGCGCGCGGCCAGCGGCCAGATCCGCGCAGGCAGGTCCGCCAGGCTCAGCACGGTCAATCCGCCGGGCTTGTCGAGCTCGGACGCGATCTTGGACAGCAGCTTGTTCGGCGTGATGCCGATGGAACAGCTCAGGCCGGTGGCCGCCAGGACCCGCTGGCGCAGCGCCTGCCCGACCGCGCGGGCGCCCGCCAGCGGGTCGTCGGCCGTCGCGTCCTGCGCGCCTGGCACATCGGTGAGGTCCAGATAGATCTCGTCGACGCCGCGATCCTCCATGACCGGCGCGAGCGCGAGCACGGCGTCCTTGAAGCGGCGCGAATACTGGCGGTAGCGGTCGAAATCGACGGGCAGCAGGATGGCCTGAGGCGCCAGCGCGGCGGCCTTCATCATGCCCATGGCCGAGTGCACGCCGAAGGCGCGCGCCTCATAGGTGGCGGTCGTCACGACGCCGCGGCCGGCGTAGTCCTTCAGCAAGGCGTGGCGCCAGCTGCCATCGGGCAATTGCTCGGGCGCGCGCTCGCGTCCGCCGATGACGACGGGCTGGCCTTTCAGGTGGGGATAACGCAGCAGCTCAACGGACGCATAGAAAGCATCCATGTCCAGGTGGGCAATGAGACGGCGCGTCACGATGGCGCGCCGCGCGGCCCGAAGGACGCGCGGCGGATGGGACTTACTTCTTGCGCACGGGCGGCAGGTCCGTGCAGGCGCCTTCGGCGGCTTCCGCCGCCAGGCCCACGGATTCGCCCAGCGTCGGGTGCGGGTGGATGGTCTTGCCGATATCCACCATGTCCGCGCCCATTTCGATGGCAAGCGCCACTTCGCTGATGAGGTCGCCCGCATGGGTGCCGACGATGCCGCCGCCCAGGATGCGATGCGTCTCGGCGTCGAAGAGCAGCTTGGTGAAGCCTTCGTCGCGGCCGTTGGCGATGGCGCGGCCGGAGGCCTGCCACGGGAACAGGCCCTTCTCGACCTTGATGCCGTTCTTCTTGGCCTCGTCCTCGGTCAGGCCCACCCACGCCACTTCCGGATCGGTGTAGGCCACCGAGGGAATGACGCGCGCGTCGAAGAAGCTCTTCTGGCCGGCGATGACTTCGGCCGCCACGTGGCCTTCATGCACCGCCTTGTGGGCGAGCATGGGCTGGCCGACGATGTCGCCGATGGCGTAGATGTGCGGCACGTTGGTGCGCATCTGGCGATCGACCTCGATGAAGCCGCGGTCGGTCACCTGCACGCCCGCCTTGTCGGCGGCGATCTTCTTGCCATTGGGCGAGCGGCCCACGGCCTGCAGCACCAGGTCGTAGCGCTGGGGCTCTTTCGGCGCGCCTTCGCCTTCGAACGTGACGTAGATGCCGTCCTTCTTCGCCTCGGCCCCCACCGTCTTGGTGTTGAGCATGATGTTGTCGAAGCGCGGGGCGTTCATCTTCTGCCAGACCTTGACCAGGTCGCGGTCGGCGCCCTGCATCAGGCCGGGCAGCATCTCGACCACGTCCAGGCGCGCGCCCAGCGTGGAATAGACCGTGCCCATTTCCAGGCCGATGATGCCGCCGCCGATGATCAGCATCTTCTTGGGGATGGACTTCAGCTTCAGCGCGCCGGTCGAATCGACGATGCGCTCGTCGTCGGGCAGGAAGGGCAGCTTCACCGACTGGCTGCCCGCCGCGATGATCGCGCTGGCGAACTTCAGCGTCTGGGTCTTGCCGTCATCGCCCTTGACCGACAGGTGGTTGGGGTCGAGGAATTCCCCCACGCCCTGCACCACCGTGACCTTGCGCGCCCGGGCCATGCCGGCCAGGCCGCCGGTCAGCTTGCTGATCACGCCGTCCTTGAAGCCGCGCAGCTTGTCCAGGTCGATCTTGGGCTCGCCGAAGGTGATGCCGTGATCGGCCTGGGCGCGCGCCTCGTCGATGACCGCGGCGGTGTGCAGCAGCGCCTTGGAGGGAATGCAGCCCACGTTCAGGCACACGCCGCCCAGGGTGGCGTAACGCTCGACCAGCACCACGGACAGCCCCAGGTCGGCGGCGCGGAAGGCGGCCGAATAGCCGCCAGGGCCTGCGCCCAGCACCAGCACGTCGTACTGGCCATCGGCCCCGCCCGTGTGCGTGGCAGCCTTCGGCGCGGGCTTGTCGTCCGCCTTGGCCTCGGCCTTGGCTTGCGGCTTGGCTTCGGCCTTGCCCTCCGGCTTCGCGGGTGCGTCGGCGGGCTGGGCGGCGCCTGCCGCTGCTTCCACTTCCACGACCACGCTGCCCTGCGACACCTTGTCGCCGACCTTGACCTTCACCGACTTGACCACGCCGCCCTCGGACGCCGGGATTTCCATCGAGGCCTTGTCCGACTCGACCGTGATCAGGCTTTGTTCGGCCTTGATCGTGTCGCCCTCGGCCACCAGCACCTCGATGACTTCGACCGAGTCGAAATCGCCGATGTCGGGAACCTTGATTGCAGTGAGATTGCTCATGAACGCTCCCGTTTACAGCACGATGCGGCGGAAGTCCGCCAGCAGCGCGCCGACATAGGCGTTGAAGCGCGCGGCCGAGGCGCCGTCGATGACGCGGTGGTCATAGGACAGCGACAGCGGCAGCGTCAGGCGCGGCTGGAATTCCTTGCCGTTCCAGACAGGCTTGTGATACGAGCGCGACACACCCATGATGGCCACTTCAGGCGCATTGATGATGGGCGTGAAGTGCGTGCCGCCGATGCCGCCCAGCGACGAGATCGAGAAGCAGCCGCCCTGCATTTCCGAGGGCGACAGCTTGCCGTCGCGGGCCTTCTTGGCCAGTTCGGACGTCAGTTGCGCCAGTTCGGCCACGCCCTTCTTGTCGGCGTCGCGGATGACCGGCACCACCAGGCCATTCGGCGTGTCGGCGGCGAAACCGATGTGGTAATACTGCTTCAATACCAGGTTGTCGCCGTCCAGCGAGGCGTTGAACTCGGGGAATTTCTTCAGGGCCGCGACGACGGCCTTGATCAGGAAGGCCAGCATGGTGACCTTCACGCCCGACTTCTCGTTCTCCTTGTTCAGCGTGACGCGCAGCGCTTCCAGGTCGGTGATGTCCGCTTCGTCATTGTTGGTGACGTGCGGGATCATGACCCAGTTGCGGTGCAGGTTCGCGCCGGAGATCTTCTTGATGCGCGACAGCGGCTTGGCTTCGACCGGACCGAACTTGGTGAAGTCCACCTTCGGCCACGGCAAGAGGCCCAGGGCCGCGCCATCGGCGCCGCCGGCGGCGGCCGGGGCGCCAGCGCCCTGGCCTGCCAGCACCTTCTTCACGTAGCCACGCACGTCGTCCTGCGTGATGCGGCCCTTGGGACCGGAGCCCTGGACCTTGCTCAGGTCGGCGCCAAGCTCGCGGGCGAACTTGCGCACCGACGGCGAAGCATGCGCCAGGCGCTGCTTGGCATCGTCCACGACGTCGGCCTTCAGGGCCTGGGCGGGCGCTTCCTTGGCCGGCGCGGGCGCGCTGGCTTCGGCGCGGCCGGCATCGGCCTTGGCCGGCGCGGCGGCGGCCTCGGGCTTGGCGGCCTTGGGGGCTTCCTTGGCGGGCGCCGAATCACCGGCGGCCTCGACCTGGGCGATGATGCTGCCCTTCGCGACCTTGTCGCCCACCTTCACTTTCAGCGACGTCAGGACGCCGGCGTGCGAGGACGGGATTTCCATCGAGGCCTTGTCGGACTCGACGGTGATCAGGCTTTGCTCGGCCTTGATGCTGTCGCCTTCGGCGACCAGCACCTCGATGACCTCGACCGAGTCGAAGTCGCCGATGTCCGGCACGGCCACGTCGACCACGCCGCCCGAAGCGGCCTTGGCCGGTGCCTCGGCCTTGGCTTCCTGGGTTTCCTGCCTGGGCGCGGCCGAGGCCTTGCTGTCTTCCGTGGCAGGCGCTTCCTTGGCTTCCTTGGCCGGCGCGGCGTCGGCCTTGCCGCCCGCGGCAGCCTCGACCTCGACGATGACGCTGCCCTTGGCAACCTTGTCACCGACCTTGATCTTGATGGACTTCACCACGCCGCCTTCGGAGGCGGGGATTTCCATGGAGGCCTTGTCGGACTCGACCGTGATCAGGCTCTGTTCGGCCTGGATCGTGTCGCCTTCGGACACCAGCACTTCGATCACTTCCACCGAGTCGAAGTCGCCGATGTCCGGCACTTTGATTTCCACCGTATTGCTCATGTCTCGGACCCTCAGGCGTATTGCGGGTTGGCTTTTTTGGGATCGATGCCGTACTTCTTGATGGCTTCGGCCACTTTCTCCAGCGGCAGCTTGCCTTCGTCGGCCAGCGCCTTCAGCGCGGCGACGGTGACGAAGCGGCGGTCAACCTCGAAGTGCTCGCGCAGCTTGGCGCGGAAGTCCGAGCGGCCGAAACCGTCGGTGCCCAGCACACGGTATTCGCGGCCCTTGGGCATGAACTGGCGGATCTGGTCGGCGAACAGCTTCATGTAGTCCGTGGACGCGATGATCGGGCCCTCGGTCTTTTCCAGCTGCTGCGTGACGTAGGGCACGGGCTGCTTCTTGTCGGTCGGATGCAGCAGCGCGTGGCGCTCTGCGTCCAGGCCGTCGCGGCGCAGTTCGGTGAAGCTGGTGACGCTCCAGACGTCCGAGGCGATGCCCCAGTCGGCTTCCAGGAGTTCCTGGGCGGCCATGACTTCACGCAGGATCGTGCCCGAGCCCATCAGCTGGACGCGCTGCTTGCCCTTGCCGTGCGACTTCAGCTTGTACATGCCCCGGATGATGCCTTCCTCGTCGCCGGCGGTCAGGCCAGGCTGCGGGTAGTTTTCGTTCATCACCGTCAGGTAGTAGTACACGTTCTCCTGGTCTTCGACCATGCGCTTCATGCCGTGCTGGATGATGACGGCCAGTTCGTGCGCGAAGGTCGGGTCGTAGGACACGCAGTTCGGGATGGTCGAGGCCAGGATGTGGCTGTGGCCGTCTTCGTGCTGCAGGCCTTCGCCGTTCAGCGTCGTGCGGCCGGCGGTGCCGCCCAGCAGGAAGCCGCGGGCCTGCATGTCGCCGGCGGCCCAGGCCAGGTCGCCCACGCGCTGGAAGCCGAACATGGAGTAGTAGATGAAGAACGGCACCATGATGCGGTTGTTCGTGGAGTACGACGTGGCCGCCGCGATCCACGAGCTGAACGCGCCCGCTTCGTTGATGCCTTCCTGCAGGAGCTGGCCGTCGGCCGCTTCCTTGTAGTACATGACCTGGTCCTTGTCGACCGGCACGTACTTCTGGCCTTCCGGCGCATAGATGCCGATCTGGCGGAACAGGCCTTCCATGCCGAAGGTGCGCGATTCGTCAGCCAGGATGGGCACGACGCGCGGACCAACGTCCTTGTCGCGCAGGACCTGGTTCAGCACGCGCACGAAGGCTTGCGTGGTCGAGATTTCGCGGCCTTCCGCGGTGGGTTCCAGCACGGCC from Orrella dioscoreae includes the following:
- a CDS encoding FecR domain-containing protein; translated protein: MPAAETLPLGAATPHAIDPAILGEAADWLVRLQSGEASQADRDGLARWRALDPAHEAAWLRAEGLLRTFGQVPAPLGRGTLARLRRPGRRAAMGLGLISLLAPLAWLGARRAPWQTWTADLSTETGQRMTVTLADGTLLHMNTRSAVDIAFDASARVLTLRSGEILLTSPQDADSRALPPFEVRTAQGSLRPLGTHYAVRQMAGATRVSVFSGAVALRPAQGHPRVLRAGEQASFTARDISPVGEADPNAQLWGQGMLMAQDLRLGTLLDELGRYHRGVLRRDPAVEDLAVTGAFPLDDIPRSLSLLSQTLPVRLGGYPPYWITVERAPDRRPNGAR
- a CDS encoding TonB-dependent receptor domain-containing protein translates to MSATDTTRQTTPPRRAPVLALAGALLGVGLGALTLPAPLLAATVQEGDERRTYAIAGGRLGDVLARFAATAGVPLSFDPQLLAGRGSDGLQGSYTIKEGFDRLLAGSGYVLRDMGAAGYSLQALPAPVGQLGPPHLLAPVTVTATLYGSRETTALNNSSASVGIVKAEDIALGQITTVQDSFRRLANVMDAAFLNSGFVIRGMSTEGFVPSGAPMGSVYVDGVLQTRYSARFGARNLWDAEQVEVYRGPQSTLSGRAATAGAVYIKTKDPTFKREAELSGTGGNHDLWGTAFMLNTPLSEDQLALRISGSVERAKTPVSYPTYRQYANYDRFKTEISNNLRAKLLLLPASAPSTRAVLSYAYSDDRPNERLVGEGADFGFGDARGDWYAFPTYAEFRQTTVHNLGLELTHDFNDSLRLTSQTGNHLGKTRRRSVDAGTAGLVDGLSGEVEDRLLTQELRLNYEGERWSWVAGVFGSYQDYDSTFGAALVPHLQLAESFRRRTTNLAAFGEATYEFLPTWRATLGGRLDYLRERTAQRNAETYPYGGVPFTYENSADFDEYNFVPKVGLSKSITPDHTVGATYTQGFRTGGFYVNYNTGQAQYYDPETAQNYELYYKGSYLDGRLSLNANLFLTRYKDQQIEIRPDPADQSYRETANAASSRTWGLEIEPTYQANERLSLFASLGYLNTRFQRFNHASYGDLSGRAFPEAPEWSVGLGGRYQWPGGFYLAADAKYTSGYEGRFGIPPQDTIGSRVIVNAQLGYRQDRWQVSVFARNLFDKRYVTFIDREAQPAYAQLGAERSVGVNLKLRF
- the glnQ gene encoding glutamine ABC transporter ATP-binding protein GlnQ, translated to MSMVEFRDVTKRFGDNVVLNGVTLDIDAGEVVVVVGPSGSGKSTFLRCINVLETIQGGELRVDGISVTGTPEQVREIRREAGMVFQQFNLFPQMTALENVMFGPVHTRGMPRAEARQQAQALLAKVGLAERMDHYPSELSGGQQQRVAIARALAIKPKLMLFDEPTSALDPELRHEVLQVMKTLADEGMTMIVVTHEMEFARKVGSRLVFFDGGKVAHDGPPTELLANPPSQRLKDFLQHVA
- the glnP gene encoding glutamine ABC transporter permease GlnP, producing MEFDWTVISEAMPSLIQGTKMTVKITLWGLFGGFILGALAGVARAYGNIVLSGIAQVYVSIIRGTPIVVQVMFIYFALPLLANIRVDAEWAAIVTLIINSGAYIAEIVRGALLSVHKGLKEAGQAMGLPFHKILLHIIGPVAFRRMIPPLGNQCIISLKDSSLFIVIGVAELTRQGQEIMASNFRAVEIWSAVAIIYLILTGTIALVLRLIERRMRIL
- the glnH gene encoding glutamine ABC transporter substrate-binding protein GlnH, whose product is MIHRKLAALMAGMALGVTALAPAAAQNKELVVATDTAFVPFEFKQGDKYVGFDIDLWTAIAQEMDVKFRFQPMDFNGIIPGLQTRNIDAALAGITIRDDRKKVIDFSDPYYESGLSILVSDKNTDINDAKSLSGKTVAVKTGTATVDFLRKEVPDAKLKLFPNIDNAYLELATGRVDAAVHDTPNVQYYANSAGKGRVKVTSAVKSGDFYGIAFPKGSDLVPKVNKALATLKGNGKYDEIYAKWFGKQAK
- a CDS encoding DNA polymerase Y family protein, whose protein sequence is MDAFYASVELLRYPHLKGQPVVIGGRERAPEQLPDGSWRHALLKDYAGRGVVTTATYEARAFGVHSAMGMMKAAALAPQAILLPVDFDRYRQYSRRFKDAVLALAPVMEDRGVDEIYLDLTDVPGAQDATADDPLAGARAVGQALRQRVLAATGLSCSIGITPNKLLSKIASELDKPGGLTVLSLADLPARIWPLAARKVNGIGPKLAQKLEALGLNTVGDIAAAQADWLRETFGENTGGWLHRVAHGQDDRPVVTFSEPKSISRETTFERDLHAVRDKAELGAIFTRLCTQLAADLARKGYVSRTIGIKLRYDDFKIVTRDLTLSLPTADAARIRQAAGQCLKRVPLSRRLRLLGVRAGALLRADDPAASAPTATARQAGDPHTLPLFDENQWSDIPARDFPRNR
- the lpdA gene encoding dihydrolipoyl dehydrogenase, which encodes MSNLTAIKVPDIGDFDSVEVIEVLVAEGDTIKAEQSLITVESDKASMEIPASEGGVVKSVKVKVGDKVSQGSVVVEVEAAAGAAQPADAPAKPEGKAEAKPQAKAEAKADDKPAPKAATHTGGADGQYDVLVLGAGPGGYSAAFRAADLGLSVVLVERYATLGGVCLNVGCIPSKALLHTAAVIDEARAQADHGITFGEPKIDLDKLRGFKDGVISKLTGGLAGMARARKVTVVQGVGEFLDPNHLSVKGDDGKTQTLKFASAIIAAGSQSVKLPFLPDDERIVDSTGALKLKSIPKKMLIIGGGIIGLEMGTVYSTLGARLDVVEMLPGLMQGADRDLVKVWQKMNAPRFDNIMLNTKTVGAEAKKDGIYVTFEGEGAPKEPQRYDLVLQAVGRSPNGKKIAADKAGVQVTDRGFIEVDRQMRTNVPHIYAIGDIVGQPMLAHKAVHEGHVAAEVIAGQKSFFDARVIPSVAYTDPEVAWVGLTEDEAKKNGIKVEKGLFPWQASGRAIANGRDEGFTKLLFDAETHRILGGGIVGTHAGDLISEVALAIEMGADMVDIGKTIHPHPTLGESVGLAAEAAEGACTDLPPVRKK